Part of the Roseomonas sp. OT10 genome, GGCGGGCGATACGCTGTCCGTCACGGTCGGCGGCACCACCCACACCTTCGAGATCAGCGACGGCACCACCGCCCTCGCCACCACGCCGACGGCGACCAACAAGGTCTATGACGTCCAGACCACGGCGGCCGACTCGCCGCTGACCGTGGTGTCCAAGCTGATCACCCGCATGCAGGGTGAGGGCCTGGACGCGCAGCTCGACACCAACGGCGCGCTGGTCATTCGTGGCAACGCCACGGCGGTGACGGCCACCTTCGCCTCCGGCGGCGCGACGGTCTCGACGGTGCCGACCGGCACGGCCGCGATCACCGCGATCGAGGGCGCGATCGACCTGATGGGCACCCGCCTCGCCTCCATCGGCGCCAGCCTGCGCCAGGTCGAGGGGCTGTCCGAGTTTACGGTGAAGCTGAACGACTCCATCAAGGAGGGCCTCGGCGCCCTGGTGGATGCCGACCTGGCGGAGGAGAGCGCACGGCTGACCAGCCTGCAGACCAAGCAGCAGTTGGCCACGCAGAGCCTCTCCATCGCCAACCAGCAGAGCCAGACGCTGCTCAGCCTGTTCCGCGGCTGAGTGCGGCGGGGACGGGGCGGCGCCCCGTCCCCGGCCCGCGGCCTTGGCAGGGTTCGCCGCGCAGGCCCGGGTTGGCGTCCGGACAAGCGGATGGCCGCTTCCGGGCGGAGCAGAAGCAGGAGAGCCGCATGAGCGTTTCGCGATACGCCCGCAACCAGGATGCCAGCGCCTCGCCGCGCGACATCGAGCTGCGCGCCTTCCGCTACGTCAACGGCCTGCTCGCCGCGGCCCCCGAGCGGGGCGCCGCGCGGGCCGTGGCCCTGAACAAGGCCTATCGCCTCTGGTCCATCCTGCTGGCCGACCTGCTGGGCCCCGGCAACGGGCTGGAGCCGGGGCTCAAGGGGAAGCTGGTCTCGCTCGGCCTCTGGGCGCAGCGGGAATGCCTGGCCCGGACGGAGGATGCGGCGGGGCTGGAGCCGCTGGTCGCCCTGCACCGCGACATGATCGAGGCGCTGGAGAGCCAGCCCCACCACGCCGCGCCTGCCGCCAGGCCGGCCGCCGCCTTCGTGCCGGCCGTGGCCTGACATGCTGGACGGGATCGGCAGCGCCCTGGCCTGGACGATCTTCCAGCGCCAGGGGGAGGCGCTGCAGGACCGCTTCGAGGCGCAGAAGGACAACACCCGCGACGTCGCGCGCTTCCGGGAGATGGCGGCCAAGATCACCTCCGTCGAGGAGCTGCTGAAGGACCGCCGCAGCCTCTCCATGGTGCTCGAAGCCTTTCAGCTTGAGGACGAGATCGACAAGAAGGCGCTGCTCCGCAAGCTGATGACGCAGGATCCGGGCGCGGAGACCAGCCTGGCCAACCGCCTCACCGACTCCCGCTACCGCCAGCTCGCCGCCGCCTTCGGCGGGCGCACCGACGCGCCGCTGGGCAAGGCCGCCCTGGTGGACAGCCTGATCGACAAGGCCCTGACCAACCGCTTCGAGAAGGCCGCGGGCGACGGCAATGCCGGCCTGCGGGAGGCGCTGTACTTCAAGCGCCAGATCGGCGACGTGACCAGCATCGCCGGGCTGATGGGCGACAAGGCGCTGACCGCCGTGGTGAAGGGGGCGCTGAACCTACCCGACAGCTTCGGCCTGCTGGACTACGACCAGCAGAAGGCGATCCTGACGAAGCGGGTCGATACCGGGGATTTCTCGGACCCGAAGGCGGTGCGCAAGATGGTACAGCGCTACCTCACCGCACAGGATGCCAGCAGCACGAGTCAGTCGCCCGTCCTGTCGCTGTTCAACGGCGATGGTGGCACGTCCGGGCTGATGAGCCTGATCGGCAGGAAGCTCTCCGTCTCCCTTTAACGGGGACGGAGAGCGCCGGACGCGGCGTCAGAAGGGCAGCTTGAAGCCGCCCAGCCCGCCGCCCATGCCGGGGATGTTCAGCCCGGCGGTGGCCTTCTGCATCTCCTCGGCCATCATCGCCTCCACCTTCGCCTTGGCGTCGGCATGGGCGGCGATGAGCAGATCCTCCAGCACCTCGCGCTCCTCGGCGGCCATCAGCGACGGGTCGATGGCCACGCGCTTCATGTCGCCCTTGCCGGACAGCGTGACCTTGACCATGCCGGCGCCGGCCTGGCCCTCGATCGTCTCGGCCTCCAGCTTCGCCTGCATCTCCTGCATCTTGGCCTGCATGGACTGGGCCTGCTTCAGCATCTGGGAGAGGTTCTTCATGGGTCCGGGTCCTGTGGTTGGTCGTCGAGGTCGTCCAGGGTGACGCCCTCCGCATCCGGCGGGGCGAAGTCGCGGCCATCCTCCTCCGCTTCGGCGAGGGCGGTCGGCGGCAGGCCGTAATCGTCGAGCGCGCTGTCGCGCAGCGCCCTGATCTCGGCCTCCGGAAACACGGTGAAGATGGCCTGCACCAGCGGGTGGGTCCGGGCCGCCTCCAGCCCGTCCGCCGCGGCGGCGCGGCTCTGCTCGGCGATGGTCGGCTCGCCGGGCGCGTTGGACAACGCCACGATCCAGCGCAGCCCGGTGGTCTCGGCCAGCAGCGCGGTGAGCTGGGCGGCGAGGTCGCGCGGCGCGTCCGGCCGGGGACGCAGCTCGATCCGCCCGCCCTGCGGCGTCTTCGTGAAGGAGACGAGGTGGACCGCCTGCACCAGGTCGGAATGCAGGCGCGGCCGGCGGCCGGCGGCCAGCGCCACCACCTCGCGGAAGGAGCCGGGCTGGGGCGCCGGCGCCGCCTCCTGCTCCGGCGGGGCCACCGGCTCGGGCGCCGGCGCGGGGGCGCCGTTGGCCACGGCGCGGGGCGCCTCGGGCAGCATCGCCGTGGCCGCCGACAGGGCGACCGGTCCGGTCCCGGCGGCGGGCAGCGGCCTGCCGGCCGGGGCCGACGTCGCCGCACCGGCGGGCGCCCCCCCGGCCGGGGCCGGCATCCCGCCCCGGCCGTTCGGCACCCCGGCCGGCGCGGCCCCGTCGGAGAGGCGGCGCAGGATCTCGCCCGGGGTCGGCATCTCCGCGACATGGGCGAGGCGGATCAGCACCATCTCCGCCGCCGCGCGGCGGTCGGGGGCGAGCGCCACCTCCTCCAGCCCCTTCAGCAGCATCTGCCAGGCCCGGCCCAGCACGGGGATGGGCACCGCCTGGGCCAGCGCCCCGCCGCGACGGCGCAGCTCCTCCGGCAGTGCGGGGTCGTCGCGCAGGGCGGGAAGGCTGCGCATCCGGGTGACCTGGTGCACCGCCTCCGCGAGGTCGGCGAGCATCACCCCGCCATCCGCCCCCGCCTCGTGCGCCCGATCCATGGCGGCCAGCGTGGCGGGCAGGTCACCGCGCAGCACCGCCTCCAGCACGTCCAGCACCAGGGTGCGGTCGGCGAGGCCCAGCATGTCGCGCACGGCCACGGCCTCGACCGGGCGGCCCGGCTCGGCGAGCGCGATCGCCTGGTCCAGCAGCGAGAGCCCGTCGCGGGCGGAGCCGTCGGCGGCGCGGGCGATCATCGCCAGCGCCTCGGACTCCAGCGCCGCCCCCTCCTTCTCCGCGATCCGGGAGAACAGGGTGGAGAGCTCCGCCTGCGACATGCGGCGCAGGTGGAAGGTCTGGCAGCGCGAGAGGATGGTCGCCGGGACCTTGCGCAGCTCCGTGGTGGCGAAGATGAAGCGGACCGCCGGCGGCGGCTCCTCCAGCGTCTTCAGCAGCGCGTTGAAGGCCGGTCCGGAGAGCATGTGGACCTCATCCAGGATGAAGACCTTGCTCCGCCCCTGCACCGGCCGGAAGCGCACCAGCTCGCGCAGCTCCCGGACATTGTCCACGCCGTTGTTGGAGGCGGCGTCCAGCTCCATCACATCCGGATGCCGGTCCGCCAGGATGGCGCGGCAATTGTCGCAGACGCCGCAGGGATCGACGGTCGGCCCGCCCTTGCCGTCCGGCCCGGTGCAGTTCAGCGCGCGGGCGATGATGCGGGCGGTGGTGGTCTTCCCCACGCCCCGGATGCCGGTGAGCATGAAGGCATGCGCCACCCGGTCCTGGGCGAAAGCGTTGCGCAGGGTGCGGACCATCGCATCCTGCCCCACCAGGTCTGCGAAGGTGGTCGGCCGGTACTTCCGCGCCAGCACGCGATAGGGCTGGGCGGGCGCGACATCGGGCGGCGTCGCGGCCACGGGTGGCGCGGCGGAGGGCGCCGGCGGCGCGGGGTCGCCGAACAGGCCCGGCCCGTCCATCGGCGGCTCGGGGATCTCATCCGCCGGATCGTCAGGGTGGAAGGAGGAGGTGTCGCTGGGCATCCGGTCCGGCGGCTGGAAGTTCGGCCGGCGCGGTGGAAGACCGACACACGACCCGGGCGGAAACTCGTTGCGGCTGCTTCCTTCCGGACCTGACCGGGTTGGCGAGGCGCCCGTCCGCGGCCGGCCTTCCGGGGCGGAATATGGTCCGGCTGGGCCGCCGGGGCAACCGGGGACGCCCGATCTTCCGGCAGCACAGCCCCGGCGCCGGCCTCACCGCCCCCTGCCCGCGCCCTCCTGCCGCAGCACGGACGCCCCCGGGGCGCTCCGCGAGGCCCGGCAAAGCCAGCCGGCGACGGCGCCCGCGATCCGAGGGCGCTCAATCCCCAGCACCATGGCGGCCTGAACGGCCGCAGACGCTGCCCGGCCATATTACAACGGACGGCGGGATGCCCTGATCCGCGCCGGCGCGGGGGGGCGCCCGTGGCCCGGGGGCAAGGCTCTGCCTCGCCCCCGATACCCCCACTCCGCCAGGACCCTGCGGGCCCTGGACCCAAAGGGCGCTGCCGCGGGACAGCCGGACACGGGGTCGCGGCGCCGAGGAGCATAGCTCCTCGGCGGGTACGAGGTCCGCTCGCGCTGACACCTTCTGGATTTCTTCTGGAGTCCCGCCTGTCCGCGTTCCGTCAGGGTTGAGCCCGCAGGCTGACGCCCACCGCGTAGAGCCAGACTCCCAGCGGGGACCGGGGCCCGCTTGTGGCCCCGGCAGGGGAGGGTCTGGGAGGGGACGGCGTCCCCTCCCGGTCCGACGCCCGGACACCACAGCACCACGGGGCACGTCATCCCCCCGTCCGTATCAGAATCAGACGCGCAGGATGCTCACCGTGTCGCCGTTCAGGTCTTCGACCGGCGGCTGGCCACGCGGCGCCATGCGGGCCTTGTTGGTGACGTAGGCGAGACCGGATCGGCGGTCGACCGCCACCGTGTTCGGATGCGTGCCCGTTTCCAGCTGGGCCAGCACCGTCAGCCCGCGCGCATCGACGACGCTCACGGTCCCGGCGCCGCGATTCGCCACGTAGGCCAGCGCCCCGTCTCCCGAGAGGGTGACGCCGAGCGCCCCGGCGCCCGTCTCCAGGGCCTTGACCGGGCTGCCCGAGGCGGCGTCGAGGATGGCGAGCTGCCCGCTCTTCTGGTTGGTGCAGAAGAGGCGGCCGCTGGCCGGGTCGAAGGCCAGGTTGATCGGCCCCTCGCCGCCCGAGGCGAAGCGGCGCACCCCGGCCTTCCGCGACAGGCTGACCTCGACGATCTCGTTCGTCTGCAGGGCCGTGGCGAAGAGGCGGTCGCCCGCGGGGTCGTAGGCGAGGCCGGTGATGCCGCCATCCAGCCCCTCGGTGATGGTCCCGGCAATGGTCCTGGCGGCGGTGTCGACCACCCAGATCGCGCTCGGCTTGCCCCGCGCGCCGAAGACGCTGACGAAGGCCCGGTCGTGCGCCTCGTCCGCCACCACCTGGCGGACATGCGCGCCCTCCTCGGCGCCGATCCGGGCCGTCACCGTGCCGCTGCGGAGGTCGATCGCCAGCAGCTTGCCGTCGCGCGTGGCGGTGCCCAGCAGCGTCCCGGAGCGGTCGTTCACCGCGAGGCCGAAGGCCGGATCGTCGCCCAAGGCGATGGCCGAGCGCACGTCCAGGGTGCGCGGGTCGAGGCCAAGGATCTTCGCCTCGTTGGCGCCACGCGGGCCGGTGGCGGCGACATGGACCAGCCCGGTGGTGGTGCTGACGACGATCTCGTACAGGCCGGGCGCGATCCGGGCCGTCTTCTCCACCAGCGGGGCGGCCCGCAGGGGCGAGGCGCGCAGGGCCAGCCCCGCCGCCCCGAGGAAGGCCAGGGCGCTGCGGCGCGACAAGGCGGGGGCGGAGCGACAGGCGCTCGGATCGACGGCCGGCATGCCGGGCCTCCTTAAGGTCTTGGCTTCCGCATCCGGCCACATCGCCCGCCACGGCGGGGCCCCGTGGCCCCAGCGGAGGAAGCTACCAAACGCGAATGGATATCATTAGCTCTCGTCGGAGGGCCGGGGCAATGCCGCCTGGCCCGGGGCAGCCGCGCGGGCAGGGCGCGGCCGGCATGCTTGTGCGGCCGGGGTGGCTCTGCGACAAGCTGCTGCGACTGCCTCACATTATTGCTTCCAGGGCACGGGACGCGCGGCGGAGAGACGAATGCGGGACGAGGCTGCAGCACGAGGCGACGCTTCTCGCCCTGCCCTGTCGCGACGACTGCTGCTACGGGGCGCGGCCGCCCTGCCCGCCGCTCCGCTCGCGCGTCCCGCTCTGGCGCAGGCCGTGGCACCTCTGCGCATCGGCCTCATCACCTCCCTCACCGGCCCCTTTGCCTCGCTGGGCGCCAGCCTGCAGGCGGGGGTGCAGCTGCTCGTCTCGCAGTCCGGGGGCCGCTTCGCCGGGCGGACGGTGGAGCTGCTGGTGGAGGACGACCAGGCCAGGCCCGACGAGGGCGTGCGCAAGGCGCGCAAGCTGCTCGGGCAGGACCGGGTGGCGGTGCTCTGCGGCGTCATCAGCTCCGGCGTCGCCCTCGCGCTGCGCGACGTGGTCACCGAGGCGAAGGTGCCGACCTTCCTGCTCGGCTCGGCCAACGACCTCGCGCGCAAGGCCGCCAGCCCCTGGATCGTCCGCCCGACCAAGACGAACTGGATGCTGGGCGATACCGCCGCCCGCTGGACCCATGAGCGGCTAGCCGCGCCGCGGGTGCTGACCGTCGGCTCGGACTACGCGGCAGGTCGGGAGTTCGTCGGCGACTTCGCCCAGACCTACCAGCGGCTCGGCGGCCGGCTGGGCCGGCAGCTCTGGACGCCGCTGGGCAGTGCCGATTTCGGCCCGCTGCTGACCACCATCGCCGCCGAGCGGCCGGCGGCGGTCTATGGCTTCTTCGCCGGCAGCGACGCGGTGCGCTTCCTGCGGCAGTGGAAGGAGTACCGGCTGGCCGGCCGCGTGCCGCTGATCGGCGCGGGGGCCTTCTTCGACCAGGAGGACGTGCTGCCGGCGGTGGGCGATGCCGCGCTGGGGGCGCTCAACACCTTCCACCAATCCCCGACGGCGCCCGCGGCGGAGACCTTCCGCCGGGCCTACATGGCCTCGGGCGGCCCCCTGCCCGGCGAGTTCAGCACCAGCGGCTATGTCTGCGGCCAGGTGATCCGGGCGGCGCTGGAGCGCGCGGCGGGTGACCTCGCGGATTGGGAGAAGGCGCGCCAGGCCCTGTTCGCCGCGCCGGTGGACACCGCCTTCGGCCGCATGCCCTTCGATCCCCGCAACGGTCAGGCGATCCTCGACATCCACGTGAACGAGGTGCGCCGCGGCCCGGAGGGCGCGATGGTCAACACGGTCGTCCATACCTACGAGGCGGTGCGCGACCCGGGCCCCGAGGCCTGAGCGGCGCGGGGATGGCCTATGCCCTCGTCCAGCTCCTGAACGCGCTGTCCTTCTCGGCGCTGCTGCTGCTGACGGGGCTGGGCCTGTCCGTCGTGCTCAGCCTGATGAATTTCCTGAACCTGGCGCACGGCTCCTTCTACCTGCTGGGCAGCTACGTCGCGATCCTCTGGTTCGCCTCCGGCGCACCGTGGTGGCTGGCCTTCCCGGCCGCGTTCCTCGCGACGGGGCTGGCGGGCGCGCTGCTGGAGCGCACGCTGTTCCGCCGCTTCTATGGCCGCACCCACCTGATGCAGGTGCTGCTGACCTATGGCCTCTCCGTCGTCTTCGCCGACCTGATGCGCTGGGGCTTCGGGGCGCAGATCCTCTCGCCCACCCTGCCGGAGGCGCTGCAGGGGGTGGTCTTCCTCCTGGACATGCCCTTCCCCGTCTACCGCCTCTTCCTCATCGCCGCGGGTACCGTGCTCGCGCTGCTGCTCTGGCTGCTGCTGGACCACACCCTCTGGGGCGCCGCGATCCGCGCCTCCGTCGACGACCGCGGCGTGGTCGAGACGCTGGGCCTCGACACCGGCCGCCTCTTCACGGCCGTCTCCGTGCTCGCGACCGGGCTGGGGGGGATCAGCGGCGCCCTGGGGGCGGGCATGCTGGCCGCCTATCCCGGGCTGGACGAGGAGGTGCTGATCCTCGCCCTGGTCACGGTGGTGGTCGGCGGGCTCGGCACCTTCCGCGGCACCGTCGCCAGCGCCCTGGTGGTCGGCTTCACCCTGACCTTCAGCCGGGTGTGGTTCCCGGAATTCGCGAACGTCGCAGCCTTCTCGGCCATGGCCGTCCTGCTGCTGCTGCGCCCGCAAGGGCTGGTCGCACCGCGGCTGCGGCAGGTGTGACGGCCTTGCCCGACCGGCATCCGCACGGGCCGTCACCCGCCAGGGGGAAAAGCGCCGCCTTTCCCCCCGCCCCCCCTCTCCGCCAGGGGCAGAGCCCCTGGCCCCCCCTTTCACGGACGCGTCGGCACGCCGGGGAGCATCGCTCCCCGGCGACTGTGACCGCAGCGAGCGCGGCCTTTGCTTCCACTTCGGCGCCCCGCCTGTCCGCGCTTTCCAGGGGTTCAGCCTGCGGGCTGGCCCCTGCCGCGCGGAGCCAGACTCCCAGCGGGGTCCGGGGCCCGCTCGTGGCCCCGGCGGAGGGGGGGCCAGAGGCGAGGCAGCGCCTCCCCCCGGTCCACCGCCAGCCACAGCCGCACCGCAAGCCCGCCGGGTCCCGGTCGCCACACGCATGAGAGCCCGGAGGGCCGTGTCGTGTGCGTTCCGCCACCGTCGGAGGACCGGAATCACGGCAGTCCTGGCCGTCGTGCTGGCAGCGCCGGCGCTTCTGGCGGATGGCTACCAGCTGCGTTTCCTGGCCGAGATCCTCATCCTCGGCACGGCGGTGCTGAGTCTCGACCTGCTGGTGGGCTTCGGCGGCTTGGTTTCGCTCGGCCATGCGGCGGTGTTCGGCACGGCGGCCTATGCCGCGGCGCTGACGGCCCTGGCGCTGGGCGGGGAGCTGCCGGTGGTGCTGGCCGCCGGCATCCTGACCGGCATCGCGATGGGCGGGGCGATGGGGCTGGTGATCGCGCGCACGTCCAGCCTCTTCCTGCTGATCCTGACCCTGCTGCTCGGCCAGATCGCCTGGGAGGTCGCCTTCCACTGGCGCGCGGTGGCGGGCGGCGCGGACGGGCTGCGCGGCCTGCCGGCGCTCTCCCTTGGCCCCTGGGGCCTGGGCGACGCCCGGGCGCTGTACCTGCTGTCCGGCGGGCTGGCCCTGGCCGGTTGGGGCGTCGCGCGCTCCTTCGTCGTGGCGCCGGTCGGGCGCGCCCTGGTGGGGGCGCGGGAGCAGCCGGTCCGGATGGCCGCGCTGGGCTACGACCTGCCGCGCCTGCGCCTCCTCGCCATGCTGGCGGCCGGGGGCATCGCCGGGGCGGCGGGGGCGCTGCACCCCTTCGTGAACCTTTATATCGGGCCGCAGAGCCTGCACTGGACGCTTTCCGCCACGCTGATCGTCATGCTGGTGATCGGCGGCGTCGGCTCCCTCTGGGGCGCCTATCTCGGCTGTGCCGTCTACCTGACGATCCAGACCCATCTCAGCTCCTACACCGAGCGCTGGCAGCTGGTGGTCGGGCTCGTCTTCGTGGCGACGGTGCTGCTGCTGCCTGAGGGGCTCGCCAGCGGCCTGCGGCATCTCGCCAGGCGCCTGTGGGGGAGCGGGCCGGCGTGACGGCGCTGCTGGAGCTGTCGGGCCTCGGCAAGCGCTTCGGCGCCTTCCAGGCCCTGGAGGGGGTGAGCCTGACGGTGGAGGAGGGCGAGACGCTCGGCCTCATCGGGCCGAACGGCGCCGGCAAGACCACGCTGTTCAACATCGTCACCGGCTTCCTCCGTGCCGATGCGGGGGCGCTCCGCTATGCCGGGGAGGCGATCGACGCCCTGCCCCCCGCCCGCCGCGCCGCGCTGGGGCTGGTTCGGACCTTCCAGCGGGCCATGGTCTTCCCCGTGCTGAGCGTGCGGGAGAACATCGCCATGGCGGCCCGGCAGCGGGCCGGGGACGGGCTGCGCTGGATCGGCGCGCGTCCTGCGCTGCGGGCGGCGGAGGCGCGGGCGGACCGGCTCCTCGCCGAGAGCGGCCTCGCCCGGCACGGGGCGGAGCGCCTGGCTGAGCTCTCCCACGGCGAGCAACGCATCGTGGACGTGCTGATCGCCCTGGCCCTGGAGCCGCGCCTGCTGCTGCTGGACGAGCCGACGGCGGGGCTGGGGCGCGGCGAGGCGGACCGGCTGCTGGAGATCGTGCGGCGGCACGACGCGCGCACCGCCATCATCCTCGTCGCCCATGACATCGATGTCGTCTTCCGGCGCTGCGACCGCATCGCGGTGCTGAGCCTGGGGCGGCTGCTGTGCTGCGGCCCGCCGGAGGCGGTTCGGCAGGACGCCGCCGTGCGGGCCGCCTATCTCGGGGCGATGGCCGGGGGATGAGCACCGCCGCGCTGCCGCCGCTCGCGCTCTCCGGCCTCTCGGCGGGGTATGGTCCGGCCGGGGTGCTGCGCGGCGTGACCCTGGCGGTCGGACCCGGCGAGGCCGTGGCGGTGCTGGGCCGCAACGGCGCCGGCAAGACGACGCTGGTGAACGCCGTCTTCAACCTCGGCCCCCGCCTCGGCGGGACGGTGCGGGTGATGGGGCGGGACGTGACGGGCTGGCCCACCCACCGCATCGCGCGACTCGGCCTCGCCCTGGTGCCGCAGGGACGCGGCGTCTTCCCGGACCTGACGGTATGGGAGAACCTGCGCCTCGCGACCCTGCGCCTCGCGACCCTGCGCCGCCGCCCGGGGCCCTGGACGCCGGAGCGCGTCCTGGCGGCCTTCCCGCGCCTGGCCGAGCGCCGGGCGGCCTTCAGCAGCTCGCTCAGCGGCGGCGAGCGCCAGCTCCTCGCCATCGGCCGCGCCCTGCTCGCCCAGCCGCGCCTGCTGGTGCTGGACGAGCCGAGCGAGGGGCTGGCGCCGCTGATGGCCGAGGCGATCATCGTCGAGACGGTCGGGCGGCTGGTGGCCGAGGGGCTGGCCGTCCTGCTGGCGGAGCAGAACCTCGCCCTGGCCCTGCGCCTCTGTCCCCGCGCCGTGGTGCTGGCCCGGGGCGGCGTGGCCTTCGACGGGCCGGGGCCCCGCCTGCTGGCCGATCGGGCCCTGCTGGAGGAGCACCTGGGCGTATAGGCGCCCCTCAGCCCCGGTCGCGCACCAGCGGGCTGGTGGAACAGTGGATGCCGCCGCCGCCCAGATAGACCCGGTCATAGGCGACCAGCCGCACGGAGATGCCGGCGCGGTCCAGCGCCTCCTGCGTGCGCGGCCCCACCTTGTCGCTCATCAGCACGCGGCCCGGCGCGACGGCCAGGCAGTTGATCGCCCAGGACGGGTCCTCGTGGTTCAGGGGGATCATGCGGATGCCCAGGCGCTTCATCTCCTCCATGAAGGTGAAGGGCAGGATCACCGGGTTCACCAGCGCCACGTCGTGGGAGAGCATCACCAGCGCGCCGTCGATATGCAGGCGGTAGCCGGGGATCTGCACCCGGATCAGCCGCGTGCCCTGCACCGCCAGCACCTCCTCCAGCTGCCGCGCCCCCTCCTCGTTCACGCGCGAGGACACGCCGACCACGGCGACGTCGGGGCGCAGGTAGGCGAAGGACCCGCCCTCCAGCAGGCCGGTACCGTGGATGGTGCGCAGGATGGGCATGCCCAGCGCGGCCAGCGTCTCCGTCACCGGCTGCTCCTCGCCGCGCCGGATGCGCGGGCCCATGCGCGTCACCACCGCGCCGCCATCCACCGCGATGCAGGAATCGCGCGTGTAGACCGTCTTGTGCCGCCCCTTCGCCGCGCGCCTGAGGTAGACCACCTCCACCCCCTCGTCGCGCAGGGCTTCGGCCAGCGCGTCGTGCTGGGCCTGCTGCTCGGCCAGCGTCGGGATCTCCGTGCCGCGCCAGTAGGCGCCGCTCTCCGGATCGCCATAGGCGTTCAGCTCCGGGATGCGCGGGAGGGTCTCCACCACCGCCATCTCCTCGCCCGGCCGGTGCATCAGCACCACCCGCAGCCGCCCCACGTCATCCGCGCAGCCCCAGCGCCGGCCCCAGCCCGAGACCTGCTCGGACTCCGCGGTGAAGGCTGGCTCCGCCTCGCTGGCGAAGCGTTCGATCAGCATGTTGTAGCGGTGGTCGAACTCACTCATGGCCCGGGCCATGGCGTTCCTCCTGTCCTGTTGTCGCGCTCGTTTCCGGGGGCCGGCGTCACGCCTCCCGCCGCCGCCGCAGCGCCAGATCGGCCAGCAGCAGCAGCACCGTGACCGCCACCAGCAGCACGGCGACGGCGGCCATGGCGGGGTCGAGGTTCTCGTTGATCCCGTCCCAGATCTTGCGCGGCAGGGTGAAGACGTTGCGGGAGGCGATGAAGAGCACGATCACCAGCTCGTCCCAGGAATGGATGAAGGCGAAGATCGCGCCGGAGACGATGCCCGGCAGGATGCGTGGCAGGATCACCCAGCGCAGCGTCTGCCCCAGGCTGGCCCCCATCCCGCGCGAGGCCTGTTCCAGCCGCCCGTCGAAAGCGGCCAGCGCGGTGGAGACGGTGACGATGACATAGGGG contains:
- a CDS encoding dimethylarginine dimethylaminohydrolase family protein, yielding MARAMSEFDHRYNMLIERFASEAEPAFTAESEQVSGWGRRWGCADDVGRLRVVLMHRPGEEMAVVETLPRIPELNAYGDPESGAYWRGTEIPTLAEQQAQHDALAEALRDEGVEVVYLRRAAKGRHKTVYTRDSCIAVDGGAVVTRMGPRIRRGEEQPVTETLAALGMPILRTIHGTGLLEGGSFAYLRPDVAVVGVSSRVNEEGARQLEEVLAVQGTRLIRVQIPGYRLHIDGALVMLSHDVALVNPVILPFTFMEEMKRLGIRMIPLNHEDPSWAINCLAVAPGRVLMSDKVGPRTQEALDRAGISVRLVAYDRVYLGGGGIHCSTSPLVRDRG
- a CDS encoding ABC transporter ATP-binding protein produces the protein MSTAALPPLALSGLSAGYGPAGVLRGVTLAVGPGEAVAVLGRNGAGKTTLVNAVFNLGPRLGGTVRVMGRDVTGWPTHRIARLGLALVPQGRGVFPDLTVWENLRLATLRLATLRRRPGPWTPERVLAAFPRLAERRAAFSSSLSGGERQLLAIGRALLAQPRLLVLDEPSEGLAPLMAEAIIVETVGRLVAEGLAVLLAEQNLALALRLCPRAVVLARGGVAFDGPGPRLLADRALLEEHLGV